A stretch of the Geovibrio thiophilus genome encodes the following:
- the rplO gene encoding 50S ribosomal protein L15 — MELHDLRPAEGARKKRKRLGRGSASGQGTTAGKGTKGQKARSGGGTRPGFEGGQMPLTRRLPKRGFNNARFATVYEIVNLEDINNRFNDGEEVNVLTLKEKGLVRGNKDGIKVLGDGELSKKLKFDVEKVSAAAAEKIKAAGGEVVTPE; from the coding sequence ATGGAACTTCATGATCTCAGGCCTGCCGAAGGCGCCAGAAAGAAGAGAAAAAGACTCGGCCGCGGTTCAGCAAGCGGTCAGGGTACCACTGCCGGCAAGGGTACAAAGGGACAGAAAGCGCGTTCAGGCGGGGGCACAAGACCCGGATTTGAAGGCGGTCAGATGCCCCTTACCAGAAGACTCCCTAAAAGAGGCTTCAACAACGCCCGTTTTGCCACAGTTTATGAGATCGTTAACCTTGAAGATATAAACAACCGCTTTAACGACGGCGAAGAGGTCAATGTTCTTACTCTTAAAGAGAAAGGGCTTGTCCGCGGCAATAAAGACGGCATCAAGGTTCTCGGTGACGGAGAACTCAGCAAAAAACTTAAGTTTGATGTTGAAAAAGTATCCGCTGCTGCTGCTGAGAAAATCAAAGCGGCAGGCGGAGAAGTAGTTACTCCGGAGTAA
- the rplN gene encoding 50S ribosomal protein L14: MIQVESRLRVADNSGAKELLCIKVLGGSKIRYGYVGDIIVASVKEASPDGNVKKGTVVKAVIVRTAKESRRKDGTYIKFDDNAAVLLNKNNLEPIATRVFGPVSRDLRGKGFLKICSMAPEVL, encoded by the coding sequence ATGATACAGGTTGAATCACGTCTCAGAGTAGCCGACAACTCCGGAGCCAAAGAGCTTCTTTGCATCAAGGTTCTCGGCGGCTCAAAGATAAGATACGGCTATGTGGGCGACATCATTGTTGCCAGCGTGAAGGAAGCTTCTCCGGACGGAAACGTTAAAAAGGGCACAGTTGTAAAGGCAGTTATAGTCCGCACAGCTAAAGAGAGCCGCCGTAAAGACGGAACTTACATCAAGTTTGATGATAATGCAGCCGTACTTCTTAACAAAAACAATCTGGAGCCCATAGCTACAAGGGTATTCGGACCGGTTTCTAGGGATCTCAGAGGTAAAGGGTTCCTTAAAATCTGCTCCATGGCTCCCGAAGTGCTTTAA
- the rplP gene encoding 50S ribosomal protein L16 → MLMPKRMKYRKQFKGRNEGKANKGHKVAFGDFGIQSLDNGRITSRQIEAARIAINRYVKRGGTVTIRIFPHKPVTKKPLEVRQGKGKGAVEYYVAEVKNGTVLYEIAGVTEEQAREAFRLAAHKLPVKCKFVFRETEAAE, encoded by the coding sequence ATGTTGATGCCGAAGAGAATGAAATACAGAAAACAGTTCAAGGGACGCAATGAAGGCAAGGCGAACAAAGGTCACAAAGTGGCTTTCGGCGATTTCGGCATTCAGTCTCTTGATAATGGACGCATAACAAGCCGTCAGATCGAAGCCGCAAGGATCGCGATCAACAGGTATGTTAAAAGAGGCGGTACGGTGACTATCCGTATCTTCCCTCATAAACCCGTTACCAAAAAGCCCCTCGAAGTCAGACAGGGTAAAGGTAAAGGTGCGGTGGAATACTATGTTGCCGAAGTTAAAAACGGCACCGTACTCTACGAGATAGCCGGCGTTACGGAAGAGCAGGCGAGAGAAGCCTTCAGGCTCGCAGCCCATAAACTTCCCGTAAAATGCAAGTTCGTATTCAGGGAAACGGAGGCGGCAGAATGA
- the rpsQ gene encoding 30S ribosomal protein S17 — translation MSEKAARKVRRGVVVSDKMDKTVVVKVENLKLHSRYHKFVKQSKKFKAHDEANECRIGDTVEISETRPLSKDKCWMVKRIIERSLEVISE, via the coding sequence ATGAGCGAAAAAGCAGCTAGAAAAGTCAGAAGAGGAGTTGTGGTAAGCGACAAAATGGATAAAACCGTTGTCGTGAAGGTTGAAAACCTTAAGCTTCACAGCAGATACCACAAGTTCGTTAAACAGAGTAAAAAGTTCAAGGCTCATGATGAGGCGAACGAATGCAGGATAGGCGACACTGTCGAAATCTCTGAAACACGTCCCCTCAGCAAGGATAAGTGCTGGATGGTTAAGCGCATTATCGAGCGTTCCCTTGAAGTTATATCAGAGTAA
- the rpsH gene encoding 30S ribosomal protein S8 gives MSMTDPIADMLARLRNAYMVKKSEVVIPHSKIKEAIVENFRGEGYVKSYRVVSEENLKKIVVYLKYTDGGESVIRGLKRVSKPGRRVYVNNKNLKPVLGGLGNGIISTSEGVKTVKQCILDKVGGEYICQIW, from the coding sequence ATGAGCATGACTGATCCGATTGCTGATATGCTTGCCAGACTGCGCAACGCTTATATGGTTAAGAAATCTGAAGTGGTAATCCCTCACTCCAAAATTAAAGAGGCGATTGTTGAAAACTTCAGAGGTGAAGGATACGTGAAAAGCTACCGCGTAGTATCCGAAGAAAACCTTAAAAAAATCGTTGTGTATCTGAAATACACCGATGGCGGCGAGTCCGTTATCAGGGGACTCAAAAGAGTGAGCAAGCCCGGCAGAAGAGTGTATGTTAACAACAAAAACCTTAAACCTGTTCTCGGCGGTCTCGGTAATGGAATAATTTCCACTTCCGAAGGCGTTAAAACAGTTAAGCAGTGCATTTTGGATAAAGTTGGCGGAGAATATATCTGCCAAATTTGGTAA
- the rplR gene encoding 50S ribosomal protein L18, giving the protein MVSIINKKATIRRKHARVRKKVSGTPCAPRLAVNKSNRFIYAQIIDDTTGNTLVAASSLEKVLKEKFKGVLNIEAAKEVGKAIGERAKEKGIEKVVFDRGGFLYHGRIKALADAAREAGLEF; this is encoded by the coding sequence ATAGTGAGCATAATTAATAAAAAGGCTACTATAAGAAGGAAGCACGCAAGAGTGCGCAAAAAAGTGTCAGGCACACCCTGCGCTCCCAGACTTGCGGTTAACAAATCAAACAGATTCATATACGCTCAGATAATAGACGATACTACCGGCAACACTCTTGTTGCCGCCAGTTCGCTTGAAAAAGTTCTCAAAGAGAAATTCAAAGGCGTACTTAATATTGAAGCTGCAAAGGAAGTCGGTAAGGCTATCGGCGAGCGTGCTAAGGAAAAAGGCATAGAAAAGGTGGTTTTCGACAGGGGCGGATTTCTCTATCACGGTAGAATAAAAGCTCTTGCAGATGCGGCTCGCGAAGCCGGCCTTGAGTTCTAG
- the rpmC gene encoding 50S ribosomal protein L29 encodes MSEFKDMNVKDLVEKERQLREDLFRTRFKLATGDLEDTSGINKMKKDIARIKTVLSQRMAESAEQ; translated from the coding sequence ATGAGCGAATTCAAAGATATGAACGTGAAAGATCTCGTTGAAAAAGAGCGCCAGCTTCGTGAAGATCTTTTCAGAACCCGCTTCAAACTTGCGACAGGCGACCTTGAAGATACTTCTGGCATCAATAAGATGAAGAAGGACATCGCAAGGATCAAAACCGTTCTCAGCCAGCGTATGGCTGAAAGCGCAGAGCAGTAA
- a CDS encoding type Z 30S ribosomal protein S14, with translation MATKAKYNHAFTKKKFKVREYNRCPICGRPKAFLRRFNMCRICFRKFALKGEIPGVRKSSW, from the coding sequence GTGGCAACTAAGGCTAAATATAACCATGCCTTTACGAAGAAAAAGTTTAAAGTCAGGGAATACAACCGCTGCCCTATTTGCGGCCGTCCTAAGGCTTTCCTGAGAAGATTTAACATGTGCAGGATCTGCTTCAGAAAATTTGCTCTGAAAGGCGAGATTCCCGGCGTAAGAAAATCCAGCTGGTAG
- the rplX gene encoding 50S ribosomal protein L24 — protein sequence MQAKYKIKKDDTVIVTTGKDKGKIAKILKVDRKNGKVILENTNVVKRHTKPGPLNPEGGIVEKEMPVDISNVMYYSQKSKKGTRLGVKTLENGKKARFAKCDGEVIDKD from the coding sequence ATGCAGGCAAAGTATAAAATTAAAAAAGACGACACCGTAATCGTCACTACCGGAAAGGATAAGGGCAAAATCGCCAAGATTCTTAAGGTTGACAGGAAGAACGGCAAGGTTATCCTTGAGAACACAAACGTTGTCAAGAGGCACACCAAGCCCGGTCCCCTGAATCCTGAAGGCGGAATCGTTGAGAAAGAGATGCCGGTAGACATATCTAACGTTATGTACTACAGCCAGAAAAGCAAAAAAGGCACAAGACTCGGCGTTAAAACTCTTGAAAACGGTAAAAAAGCCCGCTTCGCCAAGTGCGACGGTGAAGTCATCGATAAGGATTAA
- the rpsE gene encoding 30S ribosomal protein S5 codes for MRLAKPALSSRRFALNNNESQLVDKVVHIGRVTKVVKGGRIFKFTATVVVGDYAGHVGIGYGKAREVPDAIKKALEYAKKNLIEVPVVNGTIPHATVGKYVSTEIIMKPAAPGTGIIAGSVTRALLELAGVQNILCKSTRSRNPYNSLFAILDGFSKMRTLNEVAQVRGKKIEEIIAKPGE; via the coding sequence ATGCGGCTCGCGAAGCCGGCCTTGAGTTCTAGGAGGTTTGCTTTGAATAACAACGAGAGTCAACTTGTAGATAAAGTTGTTCATATAGGCAGAGTTACAAAAGTTGTCAAGGGCGGACGCATCTTCAAATTCACCGCGACTGTTGTCGTGGGCGACTATGCAGGTCATGTCGGTATTGGTTACGGCAAGGCAAGAGAAGTGCCGGACGCGATCAAGAAAGCCCTTGAGTATGCAAAGAAGAACCTCATTGAGGTTCCCGTGGTCAACGGAACTATACCCCATGCAACTGTGGGTAAATATGTTTCCACCGAAATCATAATGAAACCCGCGGCGCCCGGTACAGGTATCATCGCAGGAAGCGTTACACGCGCCCTCCTTGAGCTTGCCGGAGTGCAGAACATTCTTTGCAAAAGCACGCGCAGCAGAAACCCTTACAACTCGCTTTTCGCGATACTTGACGGTTTCAGCAAAATGCGCACCCTTAACGAAGTTGCACAGGTTAGGGGCAAAAAGATTGAAGAAATCATAGCCAAACCGGGAGAATAG
- the rplF gene encoding 50S ribosomal protein L6 codes for MSRIGKKPIEIPAGVKVTLDGNVCCVEGPKGKLEHAVHANTEVAVEANTITVSRKDESKLSRSVHGLTRTLVANMVDGVTKGFEKKLEIHGVGYRAAIKGKDLDLSLGFSHPVVVTPPEGIEFAMEGNTGIVVRGVDKQLVGQTAANIRKIRQPEPYKGKGIRYSGEKIIRKAGKTGKR; via the coding sequence ATGTCAAGGATAGGCAAGAAACCTATTGAAATACCTGCAGGAGTGAAGGTCACTCTCGACGGCAATGTGTGCTGCGTTGAAGGTCCCAAAGGGAAGCTTGAACACGCGGTGCACGCCAACACCGAGGTTGCGGTCGAAGCAAACACAATCACAGTTAGCAGGAAAGACGAATCTAAGCTGTCCCGTTCTGTACACGGCCTTACTCGTACGCTGGTTGCCAACATGGTAGACGGCGTTACAAAAGGCTTCGAAAAGAAGCTTGAGATACACGGCGTAGGTTACAGAGCGGCCATTAAAGGAAAGGACCTCGACCTCTCTTTAGGGTTTTCTCACCCCGTTGTTGTTACCCCCCCCGAAGGCATAGAGTTTGCCATGGAAGGTAACACAGGCATAGTTGTCAGGGGCGTAGACAAACAGCTTGTAGGTCAAACTGCCGCTAACATCAGAAAAATCAGGCAGCCCGAGCCTTACAAAGGTAAGGGTATCAGATACTCCGGCGAGAAGATAATCAGAAAAGCCGGCAAAACTGGTAAGAGATAA
- the rplE gene encoding 50S ribosomal protein L5 → MAELKEKYLKDVVPALMKKFSYTNVMQVPKIEKIVLNMGLGEAVTNSKVVDNALSDMTIIAGQKPVVTRAKKSIAAFKLREGMPIGCKVTLRGDTAYDFFQRLTRIALARVRDFKGVSAKSFDGRGNYAMGLKEQIVFPEIEFDKIDKTRGMDIIITTTANTDEEARELLRALGMPFEEADSGN, encoded by the coding sequence ATGGCAGAGCTTAAAGAAAAATACCTTAAGGACGTTGTTCCTGCCCTCATGAAAAAGTTCTCTTATACGAACGTCATGCAGGTGCCCAAGATTGAGAAAATAGTTCTCAATATGGGTCTCGGCGAAGCTGTTACGAACTCCAAGGTTGTTGACAATGCTCTTAGCGACATGACTATCATCGCTGGGCAGAAACCTGTCGTAACAAGAGCCAAAAAATCCATAGCCGCCTTCAAACTCAGAGAGGGGATGCCCATCGGGTGCAAAGTGACTCTCAGAGGAGACACGGCTTATGATTTTTTTCAGAGACTCACCAGAATTGCCCTCGCAAGGGTGAGAGACTTTAAAGGCGTAAGCGCGAAATCCTTTGACGGACGCGGCAACTACGCCATGGGTCTTAAAGAGCAGATCGTTTTTCCCGAGATAGAGTTCGATAAAATCGACAAAACCAGAGGGATGGACATCATCATCACTACGACGGCTAACACCGACGAAGAAGCAAGAGAACTGCTGCGTGCGCTCGGTATGCCCTTCGAGGAGGCTGACAGTGGCAACTAA